In a genomic window of Cytobacillus sp. FSL H8-0458:
- a CDS encoding lipoprotein — protein sequence MKMKKYIFILLVIFVLAACQKDIPEPETKAEASPPVNAVKAEQLLPVSGVESSAKDPFFVRHQIKGKEVFVECIARDVSFRKQSSKERGKILLYINGKKKDEIHSAAFIIKGLPSGKHLIGLELVKGDSAEASLKREFLVVIP from the coding sequence ATGAAAATGAAAAAATACATTTTTATATTGCTGGTTATTTTTGTTCTTGCAGCATGCCAGAAAGATATTCCCGAGCCCGAAACAAAAGCGGAAGCCAGTCCTCCGGTGAATGCAGTTAAAGCAGAACAGCTATTGCCAGTTTCAGGTGTGGAAAGCTCAGCCAAGGATCCTTTTTTTGTAAGGCATCAAATAAAAGGAAAAGAAGTTTTTGTTGAATGTATTGCGCGTGATGTGTCCTTTAGAAAGCAGAGCAGCAAAGAAAGAGGCAAAATTCTCCTTTATATAAACGGAAAGAAGAAGGATGAAATCCATTCAGCTGCTTTTATTATCAAAGGGCTTCCTTCAGGCAAACATCTTATCGGACTGGAACTTGTTAAAGGCGACAGTGCTGAAGCCTCTTTAAAAAGAGAGTTTCTTGTGGTGATCCCTTAG
- a CDS encoding YlbE-like family protein, whose translation MRKDIVEYLEQKQDLRQFIREQPYWYRKLSRNPNEIQSLEVAALHYYKKTIPHQVEKFTNGVHMASMMMSMFQAMNSQSN comes from the coding sequence ATGAGAAAAGACATCGTCGAGTATCTTGAACAAAAGCAGGATCTTAGGCAATTTATCCGTGAGCAGCCTTATTGGTATAGAAAACTGAGCAGAAATCCGAACGAAATTCAATCTCTGGAAGTGGCCGCACTGCACTATTATAAAAAAACAATTCCCCATCAGGTTGAAAAATTCACGAATGGAGTGCATATGGCCTCCATGATGATGAGCATGTTTCAGGCCATGAATTCTCAATCCAATTAG
- a CDS encoding YlbD family protein: MSKTKLHPSVEKFKEFVKQNPLIIKEVREGNATWQELYEDWYLLGEEDSRWDPYRENKDNTQKTEEKKSDWMGTIMGTLKQMDANQMQGYITNLSQALSAVQGVISQFQGGGQKPSGGSKPSMTKPSSPFTFKKD, translated from the coding sequence ATGTCCAAAACGAAGCTTCATCCCTCTGTTGAAAAGTTCAAAGAGTTTGTTAAACAGAATCCCCTGATCATCAAAGAAGTCAGGGAGGGAAATGCAACGTGGCAGGAATTATATGAGGATTGGTATTTGCTTGGGGAAGAAGATTCAAGGTGGGATCCCTATAGAGAAAACAAAGATAATACACAAAAGACCGAAGAGAAAAAAAGTGACTGGATGGGCACCATTATGGGTACTCTTAAGCAAATGGATGCGAATCAAATGCAGGGTTACATCACTAATCTCAGCCAGGCACTTTCAGCTGTGCAGGGGGTTATTTCGCAATTTCAGGGCGGCGGCCAGAAACCATCAGGAGGCTCAAAGCCAAGTATGACTAAACCAAGCAGCCCTTTTACATTTAAAAAGGATTAA
- a CDS encoding PaaI family thioesterase, which translates to MNRDLMELFDQCTRNATDEELTALESLLLGFHKRQTGQNSSYIGGLLHMERHITEGECILTVPLSKIVNNPLGILHGGITATIIDSAMGTLAASLLPEGFGAVTTQLNIHYLAVGKGEYVTCRATIDHKGTKSMVLSADVLRSDGRKIAQATGSFFIIEKKNVNN; encoded by the coding sequence ATGAATAGAGATCTTATGGAATTATTTGATCAGTGCACCAGGAATGCGACTGACGAAGAATTAACCGCTTTAGAATCCCTGCTTTTAGGTTTTCATAAAAGACAAACCGGTCAAAACAGCTCTTATATTGGCGGACTGCTTCATATGGAACGGCACATAACTGAAGGTGAATGCATACTGACAGTTCCTTTAAGTAAGATCGTCAATAATCCGCTCGGAATTCTCCATGGGGGAATAACCGCTACAATTATTGATTCTGCTATGGGAACACTTGCGGCTTCGCTGCTTCCTGAAGGTTTTGGTGCTGTTACGACACAGTTAAATATTCATTATCTTGCAGTCGGCAAAGGGGAATACGTAACATGCAGAGCGACAATTGACCATAAGGGAACAAAAAGCATGGTATTATCTGCAGATGTTCTCCGTTCGGATGGAAGGAAAATTGCACAGGCAACAGGCAGCTTTTTTATCATCGAAAAGAAAAATGTAAATAATTAA
- a CDS encoding CAP domain-containing protein encodes MRALFRILVLICIFLAAGFYIDIGRKEKGEILVSQENTIKDINNKENNLSSNTGFPEKGVASLMGKSAGELKESLGEPSRIDPSFYGYDWWIYNKSSTDYIQAGVSNNKVVSLFATGEDSDIYPFKIGQPIGELYSSVFFETEFSLKVKDSSYRFELSEDDLNTRPLVMVGEYYAQLNIDRFTGTLSSVRLMDAAALIKLRPYEMVYRGELLEPPLPSPAFEEEVERAKEKQIFDITNVIRVRHQLKPLIWDDLTASAALAHSKDMYESNVFSHTSKTYGVLTDRLEAGKVSYEAAGENIAANYSDAPAVVEGWLNSKGHRDSLLNEEFTHLGVGVYKKHYTQNFIKKADDEEAKK; translated from the coding sequence CTGCGAGCACTTTTCCGAATTTTAGTATTGATTTGCATTTTTCTGGCAGCAGGCTTTTACATCGATATTGGGCGTAAAGAAAAAGGGGAAATCCTTGTCAGTCAGGAAAATACAATTAAGGATATAAATAATAAGGAAAATAACTTATCCTCCAATACGGGGTTCCCTGAAAAGGGTGTTGCCTCACTAATGGGAAAATCAGCTGGGGAGCTTAAAGAAAGTCTGGGAGAGCCGTCCAGAATAGATCCTTCTTTTTATGGCTACGATTGGTGGATATATAATAAAAGCAGCACTGATTATATACAGGCTGGCGTCAGCAATAATAAAGTGGTTAGTTTATTTGCGACAGGCGAAGATTCTGACATTTATCCTTTCAAAATAGGGCAGCCCATTGGTGAATTATATTCATCCGTCTTTTTTGAAACAGAATTCAGTCTTAAAGTAAAGGACAGCTCATACCGTTTTGAATTATCTGAAGATGACCTCAATACTAGGCCGCTGGTCATGGTTGGTGAGTATTATGCACAGCTTAATATAGATAGATTTACAGGAACGCTGTCCAGTGTGAGGTTAATGGATGCAGCCGCTTTAATTAAACTTCGCCCGTATGAAATGGTTTACCGTGGTGAATTATTGGAGCCGCCTTTGCCTTCTCCTGCCTTTGAAGAAGAAGTGGAGAGAGCGAAAGAGAAGCAAATTTTCGACATCACCAATGTTATAAGAGTCAGACATCAATTAAAGCCTCTGATATGGGATGATCTAACTGCATCAGCAGCATTAGCTCATAGTAAAGATATGTATGAATCCAATGTCTTTTCTCATACTTCCAAAACTTATGGCGTTTTGACGGACCGGCTTGAAGCTGGGAAGGTCTCATATGAGGCGGCAGGGGAAAACATAGCTGCAAATTATTCGGATGCCCCCGCTGTAGTTGAAGGATGGCTTAACAGCAAAGGTCATCGGGATAGTCTGCTGAATGAAGAATTTACACATCTTGGAGTTGGAGTTTATAAAAAGCATTATACTCAAAATTTCATAAAAAAAGCTGATGATGAAGAAGCCAAAAAGTGA
- a CDS encoding CBS domain-containing protein yields the protein MEKIRDIMTDQVESCSLLDNVYEVAVKMKELNVGAIPIVDNDKLVGMITDRDIVLRCVAEKHPASSKVEDIMSSHLVTVSRDTEAREAARLMAEHQIRRLPVVEGDKLIGIVSLGDFAVRHLTDDQAGEALTDISKHETEAQH from the coding sequence ATGGAAAAAATCCGCGATATTATGACAGACCAGGTTGAAAGCTGTTCTCTATTGGACAATGTTTATGAAGTGGCAGTTAAGATGAAAGAATTAAACGTAGGTGCTATCCCGATTGTGGATAATGATAAGCTCGTCGGAATGATTACTGACCGGGATATCGTTCTTCGATGTGTAGCAGAAAAACACCCTGCTTCTTCTAAGGTAGAAGATATTATGAGCAGCCATTTAGTAACTGTGTCGAGGGATACAGAGGCTCGGGAAGCAGCCCGCTTGATGGCAGAACATCAAATTCGCAGGCTTCCTGTAGTGGAAGGTGACAAGCTTATTGGGATAGTATCACTAGGTGACTTTGCCGTGCGTCATTTAACAGATGACCAGGCTGGAGAAGCCCTTACTGATATTTCAAAGCACGAAACTGAAGCACAGCATTAA
- a CDS encoding CAP domain-containing protein: MQKYKAISIFFFLYFLTTQPAGAAADYRVEQRDTLWEIALRFQKDLQEIININPQIENPDLIFPGEIIIIPDHGKKMDIPKMNDNENDLMRLANEKRRELKLKPLSADLKLNGAAQKKSLDMMKLQYVSHNSPTYGNPTEMLRNEDISFLTVKENIGAGYKTADEMFNAWMNSAVHRENILNKKATHIGSGYSQGGLHGHYWTIFIVEKN; the protein is encoded by the coding sequence TTGCAGAAATACAAAGCCATAAGTATCTTCTTTTTTCTATATTTTCTAACAACACAGCCTGCAGGTGCTGCAGCGGATTACAGAGTTGAGCAAAGGGATACTCTTTGGGAAATTGCACTAAGATTTCAGAAAGATCTGCAGGAAATTATCAATATCAATCCTCAGATAGAAAATCCTGATTTAATTTTTCCAGGTGAAATTATTATCATTCCCGACCATGGAAAGAAGATGGATATCCCCAAAATGAATGATAATGAAAATGACCTTATGAGGCTCGCCAACGAAAAACGAAGGGAGTTAAAGCTAAAACCATTGTCTGCAGATTTGAAGCTGAATGGTGCAGCTCAAAAAAAGTCTTTGGATATGATGAAATTACAATATGTTTCACATAATTCTCCTACTTATGGAAATCCTACAGAAATGTTAAGGAATGAGGATATTTCTTTTCTGACCGTAAAGGAGAATATCGGGGCGGGCTATAAAACTGCTGATGAAATGTTTAATGCCTGGATGAATTCCGCAGTCCACCGGGAAAATATTCTAAACAAAAAGGCAACTCATATTGGTTCCGGATATAGTCAAGGAGGCCTGCACGGTCATTATTGGACCATATTCATTGTTGAAAAAAATTAA
- a CDS encoding YugN family protein: MKFENTGLENKKADLTRLDEVMLSHGLVREGQWDYERVTYDRKFELKEGVFYLRVFGYATEGDVGAHRATIQLMTPLLGKHYYPHGIEYGEGESFPKSLVSQCEKTLNEIKAEIDQFAE; encoded by the coding sequence ATGAAATTTGAAAACACAGGTCTGGAAAATAAAAAAGCAGACTTAACCCGCTTAGATGAAGTAATGCTTTCTCATGGCCTGGTCCGTGAAGGGCAATGGGATTATGAAAGAGTTACATATGACCGTAAATTCGAATTAAAAGAGGGCGTTTTTTACCTTCGTGTATTTGGATATGCGACTGAAGGAGATGTAGGAGCTCATAGAGCAACTATCCAGCTTATGACCCCGCTGCTTGGCAAACATTATTATCCGCATGGGATTGAATACGGTGAAGGCGAAAGCTTCCCTAAATCATTAGTAAGTCAGTGCGAAAAAACTCTAAATGAGATAAAAGCAGAGATTGACCAATTCGCTGAGTAA
- a CDS encoding Asp23/Gls24 family envelope stress response protein, with protein sequence MHNGHLDFETIQAASDIISAIVESSLEGRKSVISLKRERFTFFKRKEEPISITFRNTEVYLKIKLNIVKGKNILEETLRIQKEIKDEIVHLTGLEVKRVDLSVQKIISAGNTLSEN encoded by the coding sequence ATGCATAACGGTCATCTTGACTTCGAGACGATTCAGGCAGCCAGTGATATAATCTCCGCAATCGTAGAATCCAGCCTGGAGGGAAGAAAAAGTGTCATTTCTCTTAAGCGTGAAAGATTCACTTTCTTTAAGAGAAAAGAAGAACCGATCTCCATAACTTTTAGGAACACTGAAGTATATTTAAAAATTAAGCTTAACATAGTAAAAGGTAAGAATATTTTGGAGGAAACTCTAAGGATTCAGAAAGAAATCAAGGATGAAATTGTCCATTTAACAGGACTGGAGGTAAAAAGAGTAGATCTCTCAGTTCAAAAAATTATATCTGCAGGAAACACTCTTTCAGAAAACTAA
- a CDS encoding GNAT family N-acetyltransferase: MSVRKLTENEYIEAMKLSMYAFQYNVPEADIPARMERLKNHAIFGIWEEESLAAKLHIIPLKVHINGFEWDMGGVAGVATYPEFRRKGHVSGLIKHALAEMNNKSQLFSFLHPFDISFYRKYGWEIFTEYKKTHIKKIDLKMTGKSSGTIKRFTKNQHTLTIEKIYKEYMQRYSGGLVRDSYWWENFVYSDYQIAVFFNDSGEGQGYILFKVQDNKMDIQEFAALNQEARVNLWNFICQHDSMVEEVEIITSVHDPFPYYLNQPNLKMEVFPYFMGRIVNAEKCLAQYSFLDNDENVFLHIVDHHAPWNNGTYLIADNSVRVFKEKEGSQCTKPPARGLQMSINALSAIIIGYKRPIELYELGEIKGPRNDAEMLERKIPLQNSFFYDFF, from the coding sequence GTGTCGGTAAGAAAACTAACAGAGAATGAATATATAGAGGCCATGAAGCTTTCCATGTATGCCTTCCAGTACAATGTGCCTGAAGCTGACATTCCTGCCAGGATGGAGCGTTTAAAAAATCATGCCATTTTCGGTATCTGGGAAGAGGAAAGTTTGGCTGCCAAACTTCACATCATCCCCCTTAAAGTTCATATTAATGGCTTTGAATGGGATATGGGAGGTGTTGCAGGTGTGGCAACATATCCGGAATTCAGAAGAAAAGGGCATGTAAGCGGCCTGATCAAGCACGCTTTAGCCGAGATGAACAATAAGAGTCAGCTATTTTCATTTTTGCATCCATTTGATATTTCTTTCTACAGGAAATACGGGTGGGAGATATTCACAGAATATAAGAAAACGCATATTAAGAAAATAGATTTAAAAATGACAGGAAAATCATCAGGGACCATTAAGCGATTTACTAAAAACCAGCACACATTAACCATCGAAAAGATTTATAAAGAATATATGCAGCGGTATTCAGGAGGGCTTGTAAGGGACTCATACTGGTGGGAGAACTTTGTGTATTCTGATTACCAGATTGCGGTGTTTTTTAACGATTCAGGTGAAGGACAGGGCTATATATTATTTAAGGTACAAGACAATAAAATGGATATCCAAGAATTCGCAGCTCTAAATCAGGAAGCCAGAGTGAATTTATGGAACTTTATCTGTCAGCATGATTCGATGGTTGAGGAAGTAGAGATCATTACATCTGTACATGATCCATTCCCTTATTACTTGAATCAGCCTAATTTAAAAATGGAGGTTTTCCCGTACTTTATGGGAAGAATCGTCAATGCTGAAAAATGTCTCGCTCAATATTCGTTCCTTGATAACGATGAAAATGTCTTTCTCCATATTGTGGATCACCATGCACCATGGAATAATGGAACCTACTTAATCGCTGATAACAGTGTCAGGGTGTTTAAAGAGAAAGAAGGAAGCCAGTGTACAAAACCTCCCGCAAGAGGTCTGCAAATGTCTATTAATGCGCTATCAGCTATAATAATTGGCTACAAAAGACCAATAGAGTTATATGAATTAGGCGAAATTAAAGGTCCAAGAAATGATGCGGAAATGCTTGAAAGAAAAATCCCTTTGCAAAACTCCTTTTTCTATGACTTTTTTTAA